A region of Sulfitobacter faviae DNA encodes the following proteins:
- a CDS encoding ABC transporter transmembrane domain-containing protein, producing the protein MARTPAPAPSAKDEREKSRRIGALAALMPFMAPYRWLMAAAGAALVLTAMISLTLPLAVRRVIDNFGTGESELLDLYFIAALLIAGLLALGTGLRYALVTRLGERVVADIRRAVFDRVVGMSPAFYERIMTGEVLSRITTDTTLILSVIGSSVSIALRNLLIFVGGLGLMLLTSAKLTGLVLLIVPAVVIPILTLGRRLRMLSRENQDWIAASSGNASETLGAVQTVQAFTHEAASRGQFAQMTEASFDAAQRRIKTRAVMTMIVIFLVFAGVVGVLWIGARDVRADVMSAGALVQFVIYAVMVAGAVAALSEIWGELQRAAGATERLIDLLQSQDTVQDPAPASQGSLPQPVAGRIAFENVQFTYPARPDVAALDGVDLEINPGETVAFVGPSGAGKTTIIQMILRFYDPQSGRITLDGVDLRDVARDHFRRSVALVPQDPVIFAATAAENIRFGRPDASDAEVEEAARAAAAHDFITALPDGYDSYLGERGVMLSGGQKQRIAIARAILRDAPVLLLDEATSALDSESEGLVQAAVDRLSADRTTLIVAHRLATVKKADRIVVMEAGRIAAIGTHDELVASDGLYARLARLQFTDGAAAAA; encoded by the coding sequence ATGGCACGCACCCCAGCCCCCGCACCAAGCGCCAAAGACGAACGCGAAAAGTCGCGGCGGATCGGGGCTTTGGCGGCGCTGATGCCTTTCATGGCGCCCTATCGCTGGTTGATGGCCGCCGCCGGGGCGGCGCTGGTGCTGACCGCGATGATCTCGCTCACTTTGCCCTTGGCGGTGCGGCGGGTGATCGACAATTTCGGCACGGGAGAGAGCGAATTGCTCGACCTCTATTTCATCGCCGCACTGTTGATCGCGGGGCTGCTCGCCCTTGGCACCGGGCTGCGCTATGCGCTGGTGACACGGCTGGGCGAACGGGTGGTGGCCGATATCCGGCGCGCGGTGTTTGACCGTGTGGTGGGCATGAGCCCGGCCTTTTATGAGCGTATCATGACTGGCGAAGTGCTCAGCCGGATCACCACCGACACCACGCTGATCCTCTCGGTGATCGGATCGTCGGTCTCGATCGCGCTGCGCAACCTGCTGATCTTCGTGGGCGGTCTGGGGCTGATGCTGCTGACCTCGGCCAAATTGACCGGGCTGGTGCTGCTGATTGTGCCCGCCGTGGTGATCCCCATCCTGACGCTGGGCCGCCGCCTGCGGATGCTCAGCCGCGAGAACCAAGATTGGATCGCGGCAAGTTCGGGCAATGCTTCTGAGACGTTGGGCGCGGTGCAAACGGTGCAGGCCTTTACCCATGAGGCCGCAAGCCGGGGCCAATTCGCGCAGATGACCGAAGCCTCTTTCGATGCTGCGCAGCGCCGGATCAAGACCCGCGCCGTGATGACGATGATCGTGATCTTTCTGGTCTTCGCGGGCGTGGTGGGCGTGCTGTGGATCGGCGCGCGAGACGTGCGGGCGGATGTGATGAGCGCGGGCGCGCTGGTGCAATTCGTGATCTATGCGGTCATGGTCGCGGGCGCGGTCGCCGCCCTGTCAGAGATCTGGGGCGAGTTGCAGCGCGCTGCGGGCGCCACGGAGCGGCTAATCGACCTGTTGCAAAGTCAGGATACGGTGCAAGACCCGGCGCCCGCAAGCCAGGGCAGCCTGCCGCAGCCTGTCGCGGGGCGGATCGCCTTTGAGAACGTGCAGTTCACCTATCCCGCCCGCCCCGATGTGGCGGCGCTGGATGGCGTCGACCTTGAGATCAACCCCGGTGAGACGGTGGCCTTTGTCGGCCCCTCGGGCGCGGGGAAGACGACGATCATCCAGATGATCCTGCGCTTTTATGACCCGCAGTCGGGGCGGATCACCTTAGATGGGGTCGACCTGCGCGATGTGGCGCGGGACCACTTCCGCCGTTCGGTCGCGCTGGTGCCGCAAGATCCGGTGATCTTTGCTGCCACGGCGGCTGAGAACATCCGGTTCGGACGCCCCGATGCCAGTGACGCAGAGGTCGAGGAAGCCGCCCGCGCCGCCGCCGCGCATGACTTCATCACCGCGCTGCCCGATGGCTATGACAGCTATCTGGGCGAGCGCGGCGTGATGCTGTCGGGCGGGCAGAAACAACGCATCGCCATCGCCCGCGCCATCCTGCGCGACGCGCCGGTGCTGCTGTTGGACGAGGCGACCTCGGCGCTGGATTCCGAGAGTGAGGGGCTGGTGCAGGCCGCCGTCGACCGGCTCAGCGCGGATCGCACGACGCTGATCGTGGCGCACCGTCTGGCCACCGTGAAAAAGGCCGACCGCATCGTGGTGATGGAGGCCGGGCGCATCGCGGCCATCGGCACCCATGACGAATTGGTCGCCAGTGACGGGCTTTATGCGCGTCTGGCGCGGCTTCAGTTCACCGATGGGGCCGCCGCCGCGGCCTGA